A single Ptiloglossa arizonensis isolate GNS036 chromosome 2, iyPtiAriz1_principal, whole genome shotgun sequence DNA region contains:
- the Arfip gene encoding ADP ribosylation factor interacting protein arfaptin, producing MERSIHEMLKDAPSLNDNDNVVHSGSPPPHVPNNCSNDSQARPATINLTMAGPMSQTSVTVSPNTPIQNGDMQTMRTAQSKIESIKNWSISTYKCTRQLMYEKLGKTSRTVDSELETQIELLRDTQRKYCNVLRLSRALASHFHHVVQTQHALGEAFSELAQKSPELQEEFLYNSETQRNLTKNGETLLGALNFFVSSVNTLCNKTIEDTLLTVRQYETARIEYDAYRTDLEVLAQATKSDGTNAARLEEAQSNYEEHKQNFEKLRSDVSIKLKFLDENRIKVMHKQLLLFHNAVSAYFSGNQTALEATLKQFNIKVKSPNSSLPSWLEQ from the exons AGCCCTCCACCTCATGTACCAAACAATTGTAGTAATGATAGCCAAGCAAGACCAGCTACAATAAATTTAACAATGGCTGGTCCTATGTCGCAAACGT CTGTAACAGTATCTCCAAATACACCTATTCAGAATGGTGATATGCAAACAATGCGTACTGCTCAGAGTAAAATTGAAAGCATTAAAAATTGGAGTATTTCTACTTATAAGTGTACTAGACAGTTAATGTATGAAAAACTTGGAAAAACATCTCGTACGGTTGATTCGG AGCTTGAAACGCAAATTGAATTATTGAGAGATACacaaagaaaatattgtaatgttCTACGATTATCTAGAGCACTAGCTTCTCATTTTCACCACGTTGTTCAAACACAACATGCTCTTGGAGAAGCGTTTTCTGAATTAGCGCAGAAATCTCCAGAGTTACAAGAAGAGTTTCTATATAACTCTGAAACTCAAAGAAATTTGACTAAAAACGGTGAAACATTACTAGGGGCCTTAAACTTTTTTGTTTCTTCCGTAAATACACTTTGTAACAAAACTATTGAAGACACTTTGCTTACAGTAAGACAATATGAAACAGCAAG AATAGAATACGATGCCTATAGGACAGATCTTGAAGTATTAGCACAAGCAACAAAATCTGATGGTACTAATGCAGCAAGATTAGAAGAGGCACAATCTAATTATGAAGAacataaacaaaattttgagAAACTACGCTCAGATGTTTCAATTAAACTTAAATTTTTAGATGAGAACAGA ATCAAGGTAATGCATAAACAGTTGCTGTTGTTTCATAATGCAGTGTCTGCCTACTTTTCTGGAAATCAAACTGCATTGGAAGCAACATTGAAGCAATTTAACATAAAAGTTAAATCGCCAAATTCGTCTTTACCATCGTGGCTCGAACAGTAG
- the LOC143143365 gene encoding mitochondrial import inner membrane translocase subunit Tim9 isoform X2, with translation MDILQLGKFKDFLLQYNQISEACFNRCMNTFLSREISSDEDICLRRCLDKHINANNRMIQVFMEVQPIFVQKRIEENQRAQEALEAQMEKSPENVT, from the exons ATGGATATTCTACAGCTGGGAAAA TTTAAGGATTTTCTGCTGCAGTATAACCAAATATCTGAAGCTTGTTTTAATCGATGTATGAATACGTTTCTTTCGAGAGAAATTTCGTCTGATGAG GATATATGCTTAAGGAGATGTTTGGATAAACATATTAATGCAAATAATAGAATGATACAAGTATTTATGGAAGTACAGCCTATTTTTGTGCAGAAGAGGATAGAAGAGAATCAAAGGGCTCAAGAAGCTTTAGAAGCACAAATGGAAAAAAGTCCTGAGAATGTTACATAA
- the LOC143143365 gene encoding mitochondrial import inner membrane translocase subunit Tim9 isoform X1, producing MDILQLGKVLTIDISYLFKDFLLQYNQISEACFNRCMNTFLSREISSDEDICLRRCLDKHINANNRMIQVFMEVQPIFVQKRIEENQRAQEALEAQMEKSPENVT from the exons ATGGATATTCTACAGCTGGGAAAAGTACTTACTATTGATATTTCATATTTA TTTAAGGATTTTCTGCTGCAGTATAACCAAATATCTGAAGCTTGTTTTAATCGATGTATGAATACGTTTCTTTCGAGAGAAATTTCGTCTGATGAG GATATATGCTTAAGGAGATGTTTGGATAAACATATTAATGCAAATAATAGAATGATACAAGTATTTATGGAAGTACAGCCTATTTTTGTGCAGAAGAGGATAGAAGAGAATCAAAGGGCTCAAGAAGCTTTAGAAGCACAAATGGAAAAAAGTCCTGAGAATGTTACATAA